The genomic stretch aaaggcaaaACCCCAGAGGCAAAGGGGATTCaggataacttaagaaaagctggagagaagccaagctaaggctgggccttggtaagaaagaataagcttctgtgtgatttctttgggaactgggtggtaggcccctcaaagaacaaagaaccaaagagtaaaaacaatacTGCACCCTAGTTTTTGCCATAGGTTCTCCCCCGGAATCTGGAGCTGTATTGGCTGTATTGGCTGTATTGGCTGTATTGGCTGTATTGGCCATCAGGCCCTAAGGATTCCTGACTTGCACACCCAGCATCAGTATCACAGGTGACTACCAGGCCCTGTCTTTCCATGTGGGTGTGGCTGGAGCTCTCCATCCAGGTCTCCATGCTTGTGCTGCAAAGGCCGTATCAACTGAGAGAGCTCTCCAGCTTCTCATAACAGTTCCTTCTGTCTGCTTATCACCACCAGGTAATTTAGGGAAGTTCAGGTGGGACAGATAAGGTCTCTGTTTCTTGGTAGACTACCTTTTAAACCATCTCATGAAATTCTGAGTTCAGAATTGAGGAAAATGACATTGGGGGGCATTTATGTTTTGAGTACTATGTATCCATCCTTGGTATCCATCTCTGTCTATGAGCTATTAGGGGAGTAACGCTCTATAAACATGTTACATAGAGACTTTTCtcactgtcttctgtcttttcttctttgaagctCTCAAAATACTATTTGGCAACATCCAAGGATCTATCTTTCCTACAATTCTTATTCATGGATTCTGACATTCACCCACCCATTCATTTGGCGAGTATTTATAGAACACTTACTTTATGCTAGGGGGTGTTTTAGGCAGTAATGATACCGTAGTGAGCAAAATAGTGTCGTGAACTTGCAAACAGAGAAAACAGGCCCATATGAAGTATGCCAGAAAGTGGTAAATGCTCTGAAGACAGAATAAAGGTGTATGGTAGAGCCCACAGAAGAGAAATTATGCTAACACAAAGATATTTGGCAGAATCCTGCAGGGGAGGTAGCAAGCCCTGGGGTTAAATGGCAAGAGGGAGTGCCAGCGAACCTTAGGAAGAATGTTCTGACGTTAGTATGTGCTTGACATCCCCAAAAAACAACACAGACTCCAGCAGTAAATTGgtgtgaaggaagagaaagagccacAGGGTGGTGGCCAGGTCCAGCAAGATCACAGAGATCTTATAAAGACTTTAGCTTTTCCTCGGAGAGACGGAAAGGTCGTGAGCAGAATACTGACATGCTCTGACTTGTACATGAAAACCATTCTTCCAGGAACTTTGTGAAAAATAAGCCGAGAAAGGGAAAGTGGGAGAAGCAGACAGACCAGTGAGTGGCAGGTTTTAATTATCCAAGCAAGAGATGGCAGAAGTTCATGAGGTGTGTGGATTCTATTTAGGTTTCCTACAATCACACTAAAATATTACAAATCTTCCAAAATGGTTGGAAATCAGAATGCTGCCAAGATTATTGGGGATATCAAGAAATTATTGGTGGGAGTAGTTAAGAACAGAGACCTCTCTTCAACATCAAGCAGCTCGCAACTGCCTgtattccagctccaggggatccaacgccaccttctgtctttcattagtacctgcacacacatgaacatacacaaacaatgaacatatgtacacatatttgaattaaaaaataaatatttttaaactattgttCATTATATTAGATGCTATATTTTCTGTTGCATTGGTCTTAGTCCATTCCTGCTGCTACACTAAAATATGTCATGCTGAGTAATTTACAAACATCAATGTTTCATCTGTTATTGTTCTGACAATTGGGAGCAATGTAAGGCTCCAGCAAAGTCAGTAGCTGGTAAAGGCCCATTCCTCATGTGGGGTCTTTTCTATGCATTCTTACATAGTGGGAGGATGCTTGTtaagataaaacaccatgaccaggagcaacttggggaagaaaagggtttaattcatcttatacttccacatcacagttcatcactgaaggaagtcaagacaggaactcatcacaggaacctggaggcaggaactgacacagaatccatggaggaacactgcttattggctccttctttgtgttttgctcagcctacttccttatataacccaggactgGCCCCTTCCACATCCATccctaataataacaataataataacaatgaaaatgcccccacaaGCTTTCCTGCAGGCCAGTCGAATGGAAGTATTTTTCTCAATGGATGTTCCTTGTTCCCAGAAgcctctagcttgtgttaagtagaaaacaacaaaaccaaaaccaaaacaactaaCAGGGACGAGGGCAGGGTAGCAGCAGATTGTTTTACATCTCAGTCACCAGGGCCAAATCAGCTCCGGGAATAAGTCAATGAAGAACTCTCCTGAGGAAGAATGAGTGCTGGCATCTGATGTGGGAgttgtgctgtgattaccactaatgaataaagaaactgttttgcacctacagcaaggcagagcttaggtaggcagggaaagctaggctgaatgctgggaggaaaaagggcggagtcagggagaagccatggagctgccactgaaGACAGCCGCTGGGAACTTtaactggtaaaccacagccatgtggtgatacacagatgaatagaaatgggttaaattaatatgtaagagttagccaataagaagctagagctaatgggccaaggggTGTTTTAATTAAGATAGTTTCAGTGTGGTTATGTTGGTTCTTGGCAGcggggatgaacaagcggcctcttcTTATAGGCATCCAATGCATGTGCCAAGGCTTGAATCCTTCACAGTACACAGCTCTGATTGATCTGGCACTTCCAGGCTTGGCTGGATCACTTTGGAGATGGTCTACTGGGAAGTACTGTGTGGTTGATTTTGCGACCCATGTCCAAAGAGTCCATAAGCTCCTATAATAGTGCCACCAGATAGGGACTAGGTATTAAAGCGCACAATACTACGGGAAATTTTCATAAGGCAGATAaattaggaaagagaaaagatacaCACCTGATTTAGACAGCTCTGCATGAACAGGACATATTGCCAAGGTGGGCTTGGGTGGGGCAAGTAAACTCCCACCTTATACATATGTCCTGTTCATTCAGTTCAATGTAGAGCTGTCTAAGTAAAGgcacttttcttctctctttcctgttttcatCTATGGCATctgacattttatatataaaccaaTTTGATTCTTATTGTCTTCTCTTCCAACACAACTAGAAAGTGAGCTTTATGAGAAAAAGACTCTTTGCCAATGAATGGATGctttagggggaaaaaatcaggagtctttccttccttccttcaactAGCATTGAAATCTCACTGTAGATGACGAAAACTTTCCATGACAAAACACAGCACATAAAATGAACTCGTTCAATGGTCCTATAAATCTAAAATATGGCATTAAAAACGTTTTGCAGGGCAGAAAGGTTTCGTCATAGATGCTGACACCAGGTTAGAAGCCTTAAAGATAAGGTCAAGATTCCGAGGGCAGAGCACGCTGCCTCTTGGCTAGTGTTTACTGCAGTAGGGTATGGAGCCGTCTATCTGCGTAGCTCATTCTTGGGGATTTGGAGATGTACTGAAACTAACAGTGGGAGGGGCGAAGACTCGTGAACATCAATTTAGCTTTCACGAACCAGTCGTTAGTGCCCATGACAGCTCAGGACATCTTCCTCCTGTGGGGAGTTAGCCGGGACTGCAGCCCTAAAGAAGTGTATCGCGTTCACAATCTATATTTGACTTGTActatattttcattgctgctgggGAAAGGTCCAGTAGAAAATGTGTGCTGTTCTAAATATATCCTCTCTATACCTGCTAGATTTAGACTGAAGCCTCGGGGGCACTGCTCAAGAGGTCACCGCCAGTGAAGTGCTTCAGCTGGCTTGTGGAGCAGGATAGCCCTACAGCAGAGCAAGACAGGAAGGGCTTGACTAGGGAGGGGGCCACTCCGGTGCTGTTTCCTTCCTTATCTTAGAGCCCCGAGAGTGGCAGGTGTCCCACCTCTTGTCATCTCTGCATATTGCTATAAACCCTGGAACATATCTTCCAGTTCTAGAGTAGTTAAGTCTCAGCCTgatgggtttttgcttttcttttctttcttttttcttccttccttttcttttttaatctcagtttccttgtttgtaAGATTATTTGACTTGCGCCCTACCTTGCTCATTTCAATGCTTAATTCTCTTTCTATTGGATGTATGAGGTAGGGTGGTTGTTATTATAGCTTCTCAGGAAAAAGAGAAGCTTAACTGGGAGTATTTTATTCAGCACACTCAACAGAGTTAAGCGCAGGcgttcataaatatttatgaatgaatGTGTGCAAGGGTGAATGACTGAACGGGTGAATGAATATGATGCTTTCGAGCCAATTGAGGGGAAATGGGCTGTGAGGACCCGCTGAGGCTAATTTACCTCCATAAAGGAATTTACTTCCCTTTCTTCTGACTCTTCTCCTGTGACTTCCACCACAGCTTAGGGGCGAAAGATGCAGAGCCCAGAGCTGGCTGGACCCTGGGACTCGCCTACGCTGGGCGGGGACGCgcgtgggaggtgggaagggaaggggcgggcctccaggacagcagggcgGGGCCACTACCcagagggcggagtcagaggtGAGCCACGGGGCGGGGTACCAGGGCGTTCGGGAGGGAGGAGCACAGACGAGCCTTAGGAGGTGGGCTCAAGAAGGTTGCCGTGTGGGTGGGGCCGCAAGCCATGAGGGCGTGGCTTCCAGGGCGGCCCAGTGGGTGGGACCGCAAACGCTTTCTGGTTGGGCGCAGGCCTCACGCGGGAGGGCGGAGTTTCACGCGACGGGGCGGGGCCTTATCCCCGGAGGGCGGAGCCTCGGGTGCGCGCGGGCTGGGCGGGCCCGGCGCGGCACCGGGGCACAATGGCCAGCGCGGCCGGCTGAGAGCGAGCACCACTTCgttcgccgccgccgccgccgccgcgggccGCCCGGCTCACCGAGCCTTCGCCAGCAGAGCGCGCCGGCATCGGGCCATGTACTCGGGGAACCGCAGCGGCGGCCAGGGATATTGGGAGGACGGGGCGGGCGCCGAGGGCGCAACGCCTGCGGGCACTCGGAGCCCCGCGCCGCTTTTCAGCCCCACGGCGTACGAGCGCCTGGCGCTGCTGCTCGGCGGCCTCGCGCTGCTGGGCGTAGGCGGAAACCTGCTGGTTCTGCTGCTCTACTCCAAGTTCCCGCGGCTGCGCACTCCCACCCACCTCTTCCTGGTCAACCTCAGCCTGGGAGACCTGCTGGTGTCTCTGTTTGGCGTCACCTTCACCTTCGCGTCGTGCCTGCGGAACGGCTGGGTGTGGGACGCTGTGGGCTGCGCGTGGGACGGGTTTAGCGGCAGCCTCTTCGGTGAGTTGCCCGGGACGCGTCCTCCTCGCCTCCCAACTTTCCCTGGGTACAGCAGCTCTGGGCTTTCGTCCTCCCTTGGATCCTCCCTTCTAGCCAGTCATCTCCCTAACTCCCGGCCTCTCTTGTCCCCCGGGATCTTCCCTTTCAGCCGATAATCTTCCCCCAACTCCTtgtttccctcctcctctgggtCCTTCCAGCCAGTCGTTATCCCCAACTCCCA from Arvicola amphibius chromosome 12, mArvAmp1.2, whole genome shotgun sequence encodes the following:
- the Opn3 gene encoding opsin-3 isoform X1, translated to MYSGNRSGGQGYWEDGAGAEGATPAGTRSPAPLFSPTAYERLALLLGGLALLGVGGNLLVLLLYSKFPRLRTPTHLFLVNLSLGDLLVSLFGVTFTFASCLRNGWVWDAVGCAWDGFSGSLFEKSSSHKCIYR